The Culex quinquefasciatus strain JHB chromosome 2, VPISU_Cqui_1.0_pri_paternal, whole genome shotgun sequence genome contains the following window.
aaatcgtgggctcaccctcaaatttgactttagaacttaaatatcataaaatctcataaaagtggagtgtttttttctttgagtgttttttttttttggaaagcccgtcaaatttcctacaagtttgtctttgaccactttttgatacgatgcaacggcttcgagatacagcaatatttaaattatggaatagaaaaatatttaaaacacttacgtccttctcaaatgtcattatcgagtgtaactggcttcatatttacaaaaatggcttatatatgcctaggataacatgtctacaaagtttcattgaaatcggagagggttgggtacaaccgaatccctatttggcatggaattgctctatattgaAATGCTTGCTAAACATGAcctgcactttgaatttttatttaatttgctaattcttcaaaaatattacttggggagattttcccttgtccccttaaaaaagcTAAGCATCAGCATTTTCCATCTTCCAAATCCttttgagaatctggttcaggtggagttggttctattccctattatcaattcctaggcagcttgggcttagacaatcatcacatggcgaaatccagactgcaatccgctaaaatcatcGTCTCCTAGCGAATTTGCAAATTCTCGCAAAAATCAATcactcaaatcaaataaaccAATTTGGCGCGTAAACTATTTGACTGTTGAGGTgactaccaaaaaaaaaaaaaacgaaacacaaAGTATAAAGCACGTAAAAGAAGGGGTTCCACACATCCACACAAAAAGTGGTTCCGTTTCGTCAAAAGCCGGCTGACCGCTGCCGCACTTGCGACCTTGAGTTCCACTGGctgatccccccccccccccctctttaaATCGCTCCACCTCTCCGTACTCCACCACCTCTATTTTGGAGCAAAACGATGCATGAATACCAAACCAGCATATGTGGTGGATTTGGGCAGCAGGTTGAAGCATGGCGGCCGGTGGTGTTTGTGGCAGCATGGTCATATTACATGACGAATCACGAAAGGAAACAACACTCCAAACTGCGGTTGTTCGCGCCGCATTGGACCATGTGGATTTTGTTTGCGATACGTTATTttagtgtgtgtgttttcaaaaaaatatttttgcagttAATGATCGGAAAATGGTCCAGatgaccatacaaaaattataggccactttagaaaatttagatttttgggtcatatatgacccattaggcctgaaagggttaaaccaAAATTACGGATCATAGTCAGATGATggattttaggaatttataTTAATCGAACAGcgttttcacaaataaaactgattgattgagaattttctcagcttttcaaaaatatttttttcaatggtgggcaaagatgtgcactaatttaaaaaaaatgaaaaactgcgactattttcaaaaaagtcacctaaaaatggatttaacttgaaaacggtgcactttatcaaaatttcactagagtactttttgattgcaaatttgattttacatcgaaaaatgaagttgaaaaatttttgcgaccaatttttcgattttttgaaaaaatcagtattgattcaaaaaatcataactcgctcaaagattttttgcacaacctggaaatttcgtaaaagttggcatttgatgtcctctaaaacatataaaaaatagtgttttttttgcaaatcatgttttagagacaaaaagttaaataaaaagtcaccaaattttttttaccgtgcattttttttcagtgtactccatatccatacctacaactttgccgaagacaccaaatcgatcaaaaaattccttcaaaagatacagatttttgaattttcatacatcatttttgtatggccagctgagcaactctctacgaaatcggccgatttcgacaatttttattttttgtattttttgatttggctcaaactttgtgggggccttcatgctattttgtgtcattggttcacccatacaagtctccatacaattttggcagctgtccatacaaaaatggtatgtaaatattcaaacagctgtaacttttgagtgaattttctgatcaatttggtgtcttcggcaaagttgtgggtattgttgaggacaattgagaaaaaataggttcacggaaaaaaaattgcaggtttttttatcaactttttttcactaaaactcaatttcccaaaatacgtattttttgattttcgagattttttgatatgttttaatggacaaaaatccgcaacttttgagccatagagaaacatggtcaaaaaatctgccgccgagttatgaatttttgaaaaaatagtgatttttggaaaaaatcgaagttcagggttgttacggacggcgcggatcgcgcggatggcgcgtatcgcgcggatctggcgcggatttgctggctaatttcgttcaggcgcggatttcgcgcggatagcaattttcataaataaaataattgagaacgatagaatttctttcaagttacaaaggaaaatattacaagcaattaaataaattcaatctttttcttTGAGTGCAAAAGcatcaatttctaagaagttgtaaatgaagaaaattttcttctgaaaattattcattgttttttttttcttaaacgaATCTTCCAAATAATCTTCaaggaatgtttattttcaaaaaatttattgaGATTTCTTATATAAATTATACATAACATCACAACTCATAATTTGCTAACCtggtttatatatttttctttatttattcacatgatacatttaattttaatcttctgactcatattttaaactttttccaaaGATTTAAATATAAGGATGTACATAAATGATTCTTAGGATATGGTCCGGATTGGATTtaacctttagtttttttttagatcggtACAGGGTTCCAAAGTTTCCAAGGCATTTTTTAATATAGCAAGCAATAAATATTTAGCGAGCATATtagtttcaatttcaaaattacaaaattcgaaaaattacagattttttagattttttaagttttttcaaccttaaatttaaattttgaaatttgtggtttattaaaaattgaaagattCTGTTGCCACTCTGCTTTAGGTAGAATTGGttctactcccaattatcaAAACATGATTAAATCCACGCAATCTgctaaaatctccgtctaaaattgaaaatttcagaatttacatattcaattaaaccaaaaaaaaaaaaatagaattcataaatttaaattgccAAAACTTGAAGactcaaaaacgcaaaaagaaatatgaattttcacattgaagaattacaaaaaaaattaacatggatttcttttaattattaaattcttaattttttaagaaagttcttaagttattaaattattaaataatttaattattaaattattaatttattaaattattaatttattaaattattaaattattaaattattaaattattaaattattaaattattaaattattaaattattaaattattaaattattaaatctagagtaaattttcaaaaggtcctatgcgacaaaagtaaacaaactgagttattTATTGCATTACATTCTGCAAGCTGGAAACTACACTCACCGCTTATCCAATTTCTTCAAagccttttatttttaaagttattgataaaatacaaaacaaccTAAAAGCATTCTTAATAAATTCTACACCAAATAAATATAGGTCGTTTTACCACACGGGAGTCCTATGTGCAATCGACTGAAACGTGCACATAGAACCGTAGCAAATCAACCTATGGAAcattaatataatttttttatgctgATGCACATACGCCCACATCAAAATGACCTATGTACATGTTTAttgagtttatttgaaaatatgtataagtcgtattttaataaaattctataacataaatattttacaatctTCATGTTTGTACAATCCACGAACAACGTGTAGTCATCAGCTGGAAGAGagcatgaaatgtttcaatgctGTCAAAGCAAAAGAGAGAAGTTCAATTCACCCTATCTGCACTCTCTCGAATTTGACAGATACGCCACCCAAAAACTTGGGAGCATAACACCAACAAGGCagcataaaaaatcataaaatttgtgCATATAGGTCGTTTTGTAcggtttagttttttgttgtttttaaaggCGATTTTTCACTGATGGAGGTAAGTCTTCATAAAATAGAtaactcagtttttttttaaacagtggaGTGATTTGGAGAGAGTCATTCCAGATGTGTGGCGCCCGGGATTGGACGGCATCGTGCGAAAGAACGCCGTAGGAACGAGGATTCGCCGAAGGCCATCCTGAACCGACTGACCGGTCACGTCCCGTGCGCGGCCAACGGGTACGCCTCGCTGGCCAGCGTCGACTCCATGAAGGACTTTGTGGCTCAGCTGGCGCGACTGTCGCCCTCGCGAAGCTACATCGTCGTGCTGGAGAACGCCGAACGGGTGCGCGACATGGACCACAACGTGCTGCCAATGTTGCTGCGACTGCCGGAGGTGACCGGGCTGAACGTGTGCGTGCTGCTCGTGTGTCGGATTTACCGTTTGAAAAGTACTTTGTCAGGACGGGGCTCGCGCCGGTAGTGGCCGAGTACAGATGAATACAGATGAACGATTTCGAGGCGGTGCGGGAGCAATTAAGGATTGAGTTTGAGTAAGGGTTATTTTGGATGTTTTAGGGCAATTTGTGATACTGATTGGTTGTACTTTTTAGGTACTACAAGCATGCCAACTTGTCGGAGGAGGAAATTGATAAGCGTCTGAAGATTGTGGAGATGCTGACGCCCGATTTCTAAGAAAACTACCTCAACATCTTCCTGAACGTGTTCTTCAAGGTGTGTCGCGACTTGAAGGAGCTGCAGCTGGTTGCGCTCGAGTGCTTCCACAAGTACTGCGAACCGGTGCTGGACGGGACGATTGCCGCGGACGATGTGACCCGGCTTTGGCGGAATATTTCTAAAACTATAAAACTCATCACCGTCGACGGCCAGATTTCTTCGGAATCCGTCAAGCAGATGCAAACGATGAAGCGGCTGGCGCAAAACCTGGAACTGCCCTTCTACGCGAAGTTCCTGCTGATTGCGGCGTACCTCGCGAGTCACAGCGCCGCCAAGGAGGACAAACGACTGTTTATGAAATATCACGGCAAGCAGAAGAAGCGCCTCCAGTCGGTCAACGCAAAGACCAAGGTGTCGGAGAAGATGCCATCCAGCTGGGACCGAAGGCATTCACCATCGACCGGCTGTTGGCCATCTTTTACGCCATTCTGGACGAGAAGATCGGCCTGGCGTGCAACTTGCTGGCGCAAATCTCAACGCTTATTCATCTCAAGTTCCTGAACTTTGCCTCCGGCGAGGGAACCATCATGGACGGCAGCGCGTGACTTCAGTGCACCGTAGGAATGGACTTTATCGTGCACATCGGCAAGATGGTCGGCTTCTACGTGAGACAATACCTATGCGATTTCTTCTAAACTTGCGCTTGCGTGTATTTGTATTTATTAAACTAAACTTGttactattttcaataaatattgcGGTAAATCCGAGATGTGAATCGTTTCGCTGAGGGCAGCTGAAAGAGGCCATTCTGGAGACACTGGTCGCGCAGCAGCAGGCAGTACGGGACGGCAATCGAGTCGAGGTGGTGCAGCTGTTTGAAAAGGGAACGATCGCCGTTACGCTCGGAGCAGTCGAGCACGGGAAGGTTCGCTTTGCGCAGCACGTTGCACAGATGTTTGGCCAGGTCGCGCAACTCCGGCATCAGGGCGGGGTCTGAAAAGCGAGAAAGACAGTTAAAACTCAAATCAGAAACAAGAACGCAGTACTTACTGTCGGAAAGACACACGATGCCACACTTGAACGGCGCCAGCTTGCGGTGAATCCTCACGCTTGCATCGCCGCCACTTTCAAACGCATCCAGCACGATCTGCAGCGTGGCCACGGGTTGATCAGGTATCGACAGGAGAGCGTGTGACCTTGGTCCAGATTAAGGGTCAAGGAATCATTCAAGGGAACCTTCCCGTTCGCAAATCGCTCCTCTATTGTAACTCCAAACGGTACATTCGGATCAAATGTTTCCTTTACAAAGCTCAGGTTCTCCCGCATCGGAATCCCGGAACTTCCTTCGTACACCGCTGTTCCAGCTTCCCCTCGTCTAAATTCATCTCTGAGATTATTGCGCAACATTCGTCCAATCGGGCTCAGCTTAAAACCGTCCACTACATTCACCCCCAAACCTAAAGCTACAAATTTACTATCCCTACAAGCTTCCAGCAGCTGCCGGAAGCCCACACTCCCCTTCCCACCAACCATCCCCCCCGCCCTCACTTCTTCGGTTCCTGCTCGAGCGTAATATTTCCCGGTGGCGCCACAAAGTACTCCTCCTCCGTAACGCGTGCGTTCCTCAGCACATCCTGCTGGATGTTCCCGTCGGAcacgcggtcctcgcgcagcgTCAACCGCTCCCGCTCCAGCACCGTGTACAGCGGTTCCACGCCGTCGGTGTCCACGGACAGAATCTGCGACGCAAACTCGATCGCGTCCTCGAGCGTCCGGTGGGCCTCGGCGTTATCCAGATCCACCAGGCTTAACCGCAACGTTTGGGCGTCCACCGGGATTCGGGTTGGTGTCGACTGGCCGTCAATCGTAGGTTTGTGTGGACGTTGGGGAACCTTGCTCGGATGTTTAAGCTCGTGGTAATTGATCTTTTGCCGGGTGCTCTTTTCCTGTGTCCCGGATAAATCTCGAGAGTCAATACCGTCGGATTTTTCAGCACCGTCGTATTGAAGCAGATGTTTATTGCACTATTGTCTACCGACTCGAACCGTTACCGGGAATCCGCGCTGACCCGCCTCCAGGTAGGCCGGTTTCTTTCGGTGAAGATTTGGGCACCGATCAGAACTGTAATAAAAATTAACGCGAAAATAACGCCATAATTAGTGCTGTCACCTTactgttttattaaaataacttACCTAAACAGCTTACGACAGgattgaatcatttaaaaacgtaaaaaagcaaaaaaaaaaactactgaaAATTGGCAAAACTTGAAAAGTCCTATGCGACTCAGCcaaatattgtttacattatcGCATAGGATGTTTTGCAAGCACCTATCTGACAGCTGACGACGAGAGCGCTGATTGGTCGATTTTTTCTCCTAACGGGATCTCTCTCTCGCGCTGCaagcattgaaacatttcatgctCTCGATCAGCTGTGACCACACGTTGCGCGAGGATTGGGTAAACATCATTATCATAAAAAAGTAgttctttttaaataaagatttaaatttaatttagaaaagTCCTATGTGCAATGCTGCACGCATTTGCTCCAATGTGCTTTATCCTATCTGCAAAAAATGTTCTATGAAACGTGTCCTATGTGCAAtcaaaggtcgtatgaaacaaATTTATTCAGAGATAAGTTTAAACTAGACTTTTGATAGTTCCCAATAAGTACACTTAAAAAGCATCATTCTAGGTCTCTTTGTGCGTATTTAGAAATGAAAAATACCCAACTTTgcttaaatgggatttaaaaatGTCCAGCAaaactttgacatcaaattactcagattgaggtttttgcacataggaccttttgaaaatttactctagaaattattaaattattaaattattaaattattaaattattaaattactaaattattaaattattaaattattaaattataaaattattaaattataaaattactaaattattaaaaaattaaattattaaattatttaattattaaattattaaattattaaattattaaattatgtaattattaaattatgtaattattaaattataaaattattaaattattcaattattaaattattaaattattaaattattaaattattaaattattaaattattaaattattaaattattaaattattaaattattaaattattaaattattaaattattaaattattaaattattatattattaaattattaaattataaaattattaaattattaaattattaaactattaaattattaaattattgaattattgaattattaaattattaaattattaaattattaaattataaaattactaaattattaaaaaattaaattattaaattattaaattattaaattattaaattatttaattattaaattattaaattattaaattattaaattattaaattattaaattatgtaattattaaattatgtaattattaaattattaaattattaaattattcaattattaaattattcaattattaaattattaaattattaaattattaaattattaaattattaaattattatattattaaattattaaatt
Protein-coding sequences here:
- the LOC6033906 gene encoding DNA polymerase subunit gamma-2, mitochondrial; protein product: MVGGKGSVGFRQLLEACRDSKFVALGLGVNVVDGFKLSPIGRMLRNNLRDEFRRGEAGTAVYEGSSGIPMRENLSFVKETFDPNSGPRSHALLSIPDQPVATLQIVLDAFESGGDASVRIHRKLAPFKCGIVCLSDNPALMPELRDLAKHLCNVLRKANLPVLDCSERNGDRSLFKQLHHLDSIAVPYCLLLRDQCLQNGLFQLPSAKRFTSRIYRNIY
- the LOC6033905 gene encoding glutamyl-tRNA(Gln) amidotransferase subunit C-2, mitochondrial-like; its protein translation is MNWYCNKHLLQYDGAEKSDGIDSRDLSGTQEKSTRQKINYHELKHPSKVPQRPHKPTIDGQSTPTRIPVDAQTLRLSLVDLDNAEAHRTLEDAIEFASQILSVDTDGVEPLYTVLERERLTLREDRVSDGNIQQDVLRNARVTEEEYFVAPPGNITLEQEPKK